In Lolium perenne isolate Kyuss_39 chromosome 5, Kyuss_2.0, whole genome shotgun sequence, the sequence CCTATCATAGATCAAATTCATGGGAAATACTTTGCTTGAATAGTTAATACTCCAAATTGTTGTACAGGTAAAACTTTTTTTGAGTTGGCAAATTCAGATTATTCAGGTACCACAAGACCTGGGCAGAAACTTTCTTTGTTTTATCATGCATATCATCTCAACAGAGAATGCAAAAGTAGCAGAAACGACAAGCAACTGAGAGAATACCATGTAGCATGTAGACTGAATAGAAATGAATTTTGAAATGTAGGTACCAGATCCTTCCGTAATAATAGGGGCGTTCAACTAATTCAGAGTACCAAACCTAATGTGATTAACTTCGGAGGCGACCAAAGAAACAGGTGGAGCGGTCAGTGCAGTACCTGGAGGTTGTTGTTCTTGATGTGTGACCAGACGCCGAGGAAGAAGGAGAGGTGGGACATCTGGGACCGGCCCCCTGCGAACTCACGCAGCGCCGTCGGCAGATTCACCAGGTCGACCAGAGCCGCCACCTTCTTCGGGGATTCTACGGCCGCCCGTCGCAGCACCATCTCTATTTCTCTTCCGTGTGAGGTTGATGGTTCACTTGTTGGAAGAGGGAAACGAGAGAGAAGAGGTGGTGATGACAGGCAGCGAGGAAGCGAAGAGACCGGGAGCGAGGTGGCGGAGCAAAGCCAGCTGCGCCGCGCCGTACGGCGGATGGAGGAGGTGCGTGGCGGCGGCGAAGCGAGGTGCGCGGCGCAAATGGAGATGGAATTACCTCACGATGTCGACGGCTGGATCAAGAGTTGTGGCCGATCAAACGGTCAGGATAGATCCCAAATTAAGACGTAGGTTAGGGTTCAACCCGCATTACATCGGTCGCTCAGCTAATTGTGCAGGGCTGTGTGTACTGGTTTACTTGTCTGAACTTGCTGCAAAAAAAATTATACTAAATACTTTGAGCTATTTGGTTTTAGTAAAAACTACAGTTTTTCATACCATTTCTTGGATCCAAACGGTTCAAAGTATACACTACTTCATTTTTTTTGGAAACTGAAGTATTCTTCGAATACTTCAAAAAAATTGAGCTGCGAAACGAACCCTTCATATTTTCACAAAACTGCGTTAACTTGCACTATAGAAAAAGAGGTATTTCAAAACTGAAGTATCTGTCGCCTCTTCAAGAAAATACACTAGGTTTACAATATTTTGGTTTTAGAAAAATTTAGATGCCAAATTGAGCCTCAGTTTCTTCAGAAAAAGTGGTCTGAATTTTTCTTTCTCATACTTCAAAGTAAAAGTGGACACACATCATTCTCCGACCCCCATGTCGCCCGGGCGTGCGGCGACCCGGGGATAAAACCCTAGCCACCGAAAGAGGCCCTCGTCGGCACCCTTCTCCGCCGCCATTGCCACTAGCCCTTGCCGTGGTGGCGGCGGCCCCCTCCGctctgtaagggtatattgcccctatgtgttattttggtaattagtgacaacccctatggactaatgttttcattgagtttatatgaaggaatattccataggttctacttgtagtccatgtgttggattcaagtatggatgccataaagataaaaatataccttgtgtattggcatcaagatcatcgatttgaagatatatatgtgatatgatcaagaagaagaaatgaatatggagttcttatgtggaactcaatattagcaatgctctagcttatgtgataagcaatgaatgatcaagatttttgagtgcttgattccaagtgaagaattcaagttatggctctaagtcggtgttatgatagtctcataagttgagctatggttgactaagatttagagcatgcaagcaaatgaagaattctatatacacctcaagatagtatgatagagcatgagaagatacaaggttgaccaatacaaagagtgaaaaatagattcaagtttggtcaacacatgaagcatgaaaaatgtgccacgagaagtcatgtggtatggtaagccgtgtcaattatgctttatgaactaacccatcatatatgttcccttgcgttgtctatgtgggttaggtacctttccatgggcatgcatcaaaagggagatctcatatagcccatgagaggatgacgtcaagtggtgatcgtcatcaaggttgagttgggcaagttcaagattgagcatctcaagagtatcatatgcttgaagcttgccgtccattttggtgataatggacatgtgaagatgtgcatcaatggagctttcccatcatggtgtatgggggagaatttgtgagtcttcacgaagcaacaatgatcaagtgaggcattccggcttgagtggagcttgaagagtgatacgcgtacagcacatgttcgttgggaaccccaagaggaaggtgtgatgcgtacagcggcaagttttccctcagtaagaaaccaaggtttatcgaaccagtaggagccaagaagcacgttgaaggttgatggcggcgagatgtagtgcggcgcaacaccagggattccggcgccaacgtggaacctgcacaacacaaccaaagtactttgccccaacgaaacagtgaggttgtcaatctcaccggcttgctgtaacaaaggattagatgtatagtatggatgatgattgtttgcagaaaacagtagaacaagtattgcagtagattgtattcgattaaaagaatggaccggggtccacagttcactagaggtgtctctcccataagataaatagcatgttgggtgaacaaattacagttgggcaattgacaaatagagagggcatgacaatgcacatacatgatatgatgaatattgtgagatttaattgggcattacgacaaagtacatagaccgttatccagcatgcatctatgcctaaaaagtccaccttcaggttatcatctgaacctcttccagtattaagttgaaaacaacagacaattgcattaagtatggtgcgtaatgtaatcaataactacatcctcggacatagcatcgatgttttatccctagtggcaacagcacatccacaaccttagaactttctgtcacggtcccagatttaatggaggcatgaacccactatcgagcataaatactccctcttggagttaagagtaaaaacttggccagagcctctactaataacggagagcatgcaagatcataaacaacacataggtaatagattgataatcaacatagcatagtattctctatccatcggatcacaacaaacacaacatatagcattacagatagatgatcttgatcatgttaggcagctcagaagatccgacaatgaagcataatttggagaagacgaccatctagctactgctatggacccatagtccaggggtgaactactcactcatcactccggaggcgaccatggcggtgtagagtcctccgggagatgattcccctctccggctgggtgccggaggcgatctcctgaatccctcgagatggtattggcggcggcggcgtctctggaaggttttccgtatcgtggctctcggtactgggggtttcgcgacgaaggctataagtaggcggaggagataggtcagggggccacacgagggccccacacaacaggcccgcgcggccaaggcccaggccgcgccgccctggtgtctggccacctcgtggccccacttcgtatcatcttcggtcttctggaagcttcgtgtgaaaataggcccctgggcgttgatttcgtccaattctgagaatatttccttactaggatttctgaaaccaaaaacaacagaaaaacagcaactggctcttcggcatctcgttaataggttagtgccggaaaatgcacaaatataacataaagtatgcataaaaaatgtagatatcatcaataatgtggcatggaacataagaaattatcgatacgtcggagacgtatcagcatccccaagcttagtttctgctcgtcccgagcaggtaaacgataacaaatataatttctggagtgacatgccatcataaccttgatcatactattgtaagcatatgtaatgaatgcagcgatcaaaacaatggtaaatgacatgagtaaacaaatgaatcatatagcaaagacttttcatgaatagtatttcaagacaagcatcaataagtcttgcataagagttaactcataaagcaataattcaaagtaaaggtattgaagcaacacaaaggaagattaagtttcagcggttgctttcaacttgtaaaatgtatatctcatggatagttgtcaacatagagtaatataacaagtgcaatatgcaagtatgtaggaatcaatgcacagttcacacaagtgtttgcttcttgaggtagagagaaataggtgaactgactcaacataaaagtaaaagaaaggcccttcgcagagggaagcatcgattgctatatttgtgctagagcttaggTTTTGAAAacgagaaacaattttgtcaacggtagtaataaagcatatgtgttatgtaaattatatcctacaagttgcaagcctcatgcatagtatactaatagtgcccgcacattgtcctaattagctcggattacctggattatcattgcaatgcatatgttttaaccaagtgtcacaaaggggtacctctatgccgcctgtacaaaggtctaaggagaaagctcgcattggatttctcgctattaattattctcaacttagacatccataccgggacaacatagacaacagataatggactcctctttaatgcttaagcattcaagaattattaattttctcatatgagattgaggatatttgtccaaaactgaaacttccaccatggatcatggctttagttagcggcccaatgttcttctctaacattatgcatgctctaaccattctagcggtaaatctcccttacttcagacaagacggacatgcatagcaactcacatgatattcaacaaagagtagttgatggcgtccccaggaacatggttatcgcacaacaagcaacttaataagagataaaatgcataagtacatattcaataccacaatagtttttaggctatttgtcccatgagctatatattgcaaaggtgaaggatagaaatttaaaggtagcactcaagcaatttactttggaatggcggagaaataccatgtagcaggtgtcgtggatatgaccacggtagatgctacagggggtagcactttgttgatgcgagggcaagggaacatcgccatctacgggtcgaggtgcaagggacgcaagggtttacccaggttcagcccctccggagagtaaaaggcctacgtcctgctagatcttattgctcagtggggaattacaatgggggggggcTCAGTTGGCACGGAGCCGAGAGCTTACaatggggagattggatctcagatgaggtgtcctctagggtttagcccgggggtttatatatccacccccggcctagggttacagggagataactccgaatcgtatcagttaCTATTAATCCGGGATACCACACCCTTCTTCAAGTAATCTCCATCttcagccgagcagatcatcTCCTTGGGACTTCGGCGATCCGCCTTCGAGCCCAGTCGGTTAGGCGACTGGCGGTCCTTCCTGGGCCTTCGTCCttgtggcgagtgggactggcgacccaccccctatgggcatatccccatcagtagtccccgagcgcggtggtgatgaagcgTAGATCCGGCGCGGGTCGCGAAGAGGCACAGGGGCAGACTGGGATGAATTGCCGCCGGGCTCCTCAAGTAGCCATCAGCTGGTCGCCATTCTTCACTCGCCTGAACTTGATGAGCCAGTCGGCGCTTGACAGTCGGCGTATGCTAGTCGTCGTATGACAGTCGGCGCATGCCAGTCGTCACAGGCCAGTCGGCGTAAGTCCTGGGTGCAGACACGTGGAGGAagcaacggctagatttcacgttgaccgaggcgcgagCCGTTTGCATGAAATTGACCGTTGGGCCCGATGTGACCGCTAACAGCTAGCTTTAACGCCCGTTCCGCCGATCCCGCCGTCGATCCTGACCGTTAATTGCGGGGCGGTAATCTCGCGGCAAATCATCGGACGGATTTGATGCCCATCTGGAGCGAGTGTGGTGATATAAAAGGTCGGACCCCGGGGTTAGGGCTTATCACTCTGCCACATTCTTCCTCCATTCCCATTCCGCTTTCTTCTCGTCGAGAGCTCCCGAGCGCAGTCATGGCGGCGAGAGCCTGGGGCAAGTCCAAGGTCACGCGCGAGTCcctcctcccgtacgtcgcctccgggGTCATCCCCGAATTCAAGAAGGAGCACTGGCGGGTCCCGCCGGCGAACGAGGTGGAGCCGCTCCCGAGGCCGGGCGAATTCGTGCTCTTCCTCAGCTTCTTGGATCGCGGATTCGCGCTCCCCTCCTCCGACTTCATCCGCCAGCTGCTTGCCTTCTACGGCATAAAGATAGGCGACCTGGGGCCGCATAGTGTGCAGCAGATCTCTCTGTTCGTGGCACTGTGCGAGTGCTACCTGGGCTGCCCGCCGTACTTCCCGCTGTGGGTATCGATCTTCCATGGGCGGGCGACCCGGGAAAGCAAGAGCAGCGAGGCGCTCATCCCGAACGGCGGGATCACTTTCCAAGTGAAGTCCGGGgagagcttcatcgacatggcgctccccaagaaggcgcagtcgcagtggcgccgcttctagttctacgccaaggagtacactcccccaGGCGAGGTTTGCATTCCTCAGTACGACCCCGAGCCCAGCGTCCCGCGACGTCTCAACGTCCGGTCGCTGCCGCacgagcaggaggaggtggtgaatGGGATGCGCCAGGCGATCCAGGCGCTGAAGGGCAAGGGCCTGACggcggccaacatgtacaactgctggctcggccgccggctgatccccctgcggtgccgagctcattccatgtgggagtaccgggggcaaaacgactgcacccggtcgacggcgaccgagtgggacgagggcgagtaccggaaggcgctcgcCAAGATCACCACGGCCACCTTTACCTCCTTCGAGGACGGCCTGCAGCCCTTCTCCGAGGACAACCCGGCGCCTCAGGTATTGACTTGTGCAGCGACCCCGGATGCCTAGGTAGTGCTTCTCCTTTCTAACTTATTTCCTTGATTCAAATGCAGCGGTGGCAGAAGATCGCCGACCATCTCCCCCCTCTCGCCGGAAAGGAGCCTCCGGAAatgaccgaaggcgaggaggaggaggttgacgacgaggaggagcgcaCCAAGTCGGACTCCGAAGCGCGAGACTTCGTCCGACTCCCGCGCGGATCGAAGAGGGGCGCCGGGTCTTCATCACAGGGCGCTTCGAAGCCGCAGGAGGGCGAAGGGGACGAAGAGGCGACCTCTCACCCGGAGGAGGGGGAGCCTTCAAAGGAAGAAGCCGAGCCGCTGTCCAAGCGGCTGCGCCCGACTATCCTGGAGGGCTCCATAAGGCTTCAGCGCCCCCTGGAGGACGCGATCGACGCTGGGGCCCGAGCCGGCCCGGGCGTGAAGGCGAtccccacggtgaagtaagtattCCTTGCCGAGCTTGCTTCCTTCATGGCGGGATTCGCTGACGACCCACCCTGCTCCCCCGCAGGTCCAAGAGGAAGGTCTTGACGAGACCGGCTACAATTGGggcggcggccacgagggcggccgaggcgAAGACGGCGGCCGAGctgaagaaggccgcggagaagaAAGCGGCGCCTTCCGACCTTGGGGGCGCGGGGTCGGCTCCGGAGGAGCCTGTCGCCGCGAGCCAGGCTGAGAAAGcactacaagagatgggggatttgttgacgaaaaccctggtgacaaaaatgcataccgtcatggatgtgtccttataggtgacgaattcatctttcgtcaagcatttaaggtaatgcttgacggtatgatttttcgtcaacaaaaaatcgtcacccattacccaagcgggaagggcttccatcgtgtctgttaataggtgacgaaatcaaagatcgtggtgacgaaataatactaagttactttattaaatgttattagttttatatatcatgcgtgacccacttgtcaggaacatatttaattaagtaaaaattgtggtttggaagaatcgaacaagggcttcggcgtgaccgacgcggagtcttaccgctaaggtagatatggaattttgatctggatccgtaagtagtctattctacatatttatttcaatggtgtgatccagatgttacgacataataattcccttattaatatttatgtcggccgagggtgcctcgtttaagtcgcgccgctagcagacacggcctatataggtgctcttgctaacagtcgaatcgactagggttctcgtcgaggtgagaagaattccgtgaaggctccattgtggtggcggcgagacgcatcatcggtgagttctcctgattgttcgttaggtctagattttttaatcagttgtcaagatctattctgaagaacgttggcatgttcttaactgaattgtaggcaatggatcgaagttggataactgatggcgccaagaagttcacaacaaagtacatggcaggtgttagggatttcatcaagtttgcgcgagaacacttggacaatacagatgaaccaatcttgtgcccttgcaaggactgcctaaatctgatacgttaggatataaaaacagtcgaggatcactgcaattgttcaggtataTCCATAACGTATACAAGctggactagacatggggaatgttttagtgatgacgaagggcgggatagaaacgatgatggtgcgtatgatagtgacaacaatgaagaggaagacaatggtgattgttatgttgatgattcatctagtatgatcgatgaactgcagaagtctggaaataaaggtcctgacctgccaaatctgtatgctaatctaattgagtcagcgaaaaaagaactttatgagggatgcacctctttcactaggttgtcgttcattattaagctccttcatgtcaaatcatacagccggataacaaacaaaggatttgatctcttacttcagcttttacgtacagctttgccagatgtggactttcccaaatcatatgctgatgctaagagtgttctttctgatgttgggcttggttatgagacaattcatgcatgcaagtttgattgttctttattttggggagatcacaaggacgatacgaactgccatgtttgtggattatcaagatatagagaccctactggaaaaaagaaaatccctcacaaggtgttaaggtactttcctataattaaaaggttgcagagactatttgttaaaaaggaaatgtcgacacatactagatggcacaaagagaagagggttgttgagcccaatgtactgaggcaccctgctgatggtgaggcatggaagcactttgatggcaagtttgattagtttgctaaagatcctcgtaacataagactaggttttgccacagacggcttcagtccttttggaagtatgagtaatccttacagtatgtggcctgtttttgtgattccttacaacttcccaccatggatgtgcatggatcaatcgaattacatgatggcattgctaatccccggaaagtattccccagggaaagattttcatgtatttatgcagccagcgataaaagatatgatgcagctatggagtggtgtggagacatttgatgcatgcacagaggaatatttcccattgcatgctgcgtttctttggtctattcatgattatcctggatatgccactatgtcaggccgaagcacaagaggatttcatgcatgtgtgcattgcgatgagaatccttgcgctgaacctttgaaaaacaaaattggatatattgggcatcggcgatttcttgataaagatcacccatacaggaaaagcagacttttcaatggtacaactgagactagagatccaccaaggaagtacacacccaaagaggtagctgcgaaggtagaaagggttaaggattttgaacatgggaaaaatccaataagtagaaagcggaagcgtgcaagcgtaccggtgaaccaacatggcacccgaaagtcagcttacatcatctaccgtatcggcagaacttaagatagctcacaacttagatgtgatgcatattgagaagaacatatgtgacaatattgttggtacactacttgaacttgagggcaggaataaggacacacgttagtgctagaattgatttgaagaaattcaaaatgtggaagaagtattggttgaagaaaattgtgaaggatgatgatgatgcagcagtaacttatgcgaagccccctgcaccgtggacgcttcgaaggaacagaagagacatttgtgtaggtattttggcaaacactaggttcccagatggttattgcgcaaactggggaagatgtgtgaatattgatggttgtaaggttaccggtatgaagacgcatgattgccacatacttctgcagcgagtgttgccggctgggctcaagggaattgcatctaaggaaatgtatgtggctattgcagagctaggaagattttttagggagctgtgtgccaaaaccctgaaagttgatgtgctgaatcgattgaaggttgaaattgttgtgatcctatgcaaacttgagaagctcttcccccagctttttttgatgtaatggtgcacttagctattcatcttcctgaggaggctctttcgaggggtcctgttcattatggttggatgtatccagttgagagaagattaggttatctaaagtctacggtccgtaacaaagcaaggccagaaggttctatcgcagagagctaca encodes:
- the LOC127300339 gene encoding uncharacterized protein isoform X2, with amino-acid sequence MVLRRAAVESPKKVAALVDLVNLPTALREFAGGRSQMSHLSFFLGVWSHIKNNNLQGPTNRNIVNCGKKLKTVNCFIDWTSNIKNQALFFFHIAGCGDTIGPDK
- the LOC127300339 gene encoding uncharacterized protein isoform X3, coding for MVLRRAAVESPKKVAALVDLVNLPTALREFAGGRSQMSHLSFFLGVWSHIKNNNLQDPTNRNIVNCDEKLKTVLLGRSKVELSELPVLVKLHFPKVFKS